One window of the Candidatus Stygibacter australis genome contains the following:
- a CDS encoding saccharopine dehydrogenase C-terminal domain-containing protein — MKKIIVLGAGMVGSAIALDLAQNYQVTSIDIKDENLLPLKNIPGIKTQVADLTKSENIKRIIADCDLVVNAVPGFMGYRTTKAVIEAGKNIVDISFFPEDCFELDELARQKGVTAIVDCGVAPGMGNIILGYHHVAMSVESYECYVGGLPFKRSLPFQYKAPFSPIDVIEEYIRPARYLKDGKLVTMPALSEPEFLDFNEIGTLEAFNTDGLRSLLFTIKIPNMIEKTMRYPGHIEYMKMLKDSGFFSEAEIMIKGIKIKPIDMTARLLIDKWKLGKNEPEFTVMRIIIKGKENGKPIRWQYDLFDRYDEKTGISSMARTTGYTATSAVSLVLNGDLKRPGINPPEYIGEEKDCLNKILQYQKERGIIYRISSS; from the coding sequence ATGAAAAAAATTATAGTCCTTGGTGCTGGAATGGTCGGCAGTGCAATAGCACTTGATCTAGCCCAAAATTACCAGGTCACTTCAATAGATATTAAAGATGAAAATCTGCTTCCACTAAAAAATATCCCCGGGATCAAAACTCAAGTTGCCGATCTTACAAAATCTGAGAATATTAAGAGAATTATTGCAGACTGCGATCTTGTAGTAAATGCCGTTCCTGGTTTTATGGGATACAGAACGACTAAAGCCGTGATCGAAGCCGGAAAAAATATCGTAGATATCTCCTTCTTCCCAGAAGATTGTTTTGAGCTTGATGAACTGGCAAGGCAAAAAGGGGTAACAGCTATTGTTGATTGCGGTGTTGCTCCTGGAATGGGCAATATCATCTTAGGCTATCATCATGTTGCAATGAGCGTGGAAAGCTATGAATGTTATGTAGGTGGATTACCATTTAAACGCAGCCTGCCCTTTCAATACAAAGCTCCCTTTTCGCCTATTGATGTCATCGAAGAATATATCCGTCCCGCACGTTATCTCAAAGATGGTAAACTCGTCACTATGCCTGCCCTTTCTGAGCCCGAATTCCTGGATTTTAACGAAATCGGTACGCTGGAAGCATTTAATACTGACGGTTTACGCTCTCTGCTCTTTACTATTAAAATTCCAAATATGATTGAGAAAACCATGCGCTATCCAGGTCACATCGAATATATGAAAATGCTGAAGGATTCCGGCTTTTTCAGTGAAGCTGAAATTATGATTAAGGGTATTAAAATCAAGCCTATTGATATGACTGCCCGTTTACTTATCGATAAATGGAAACTGGGTAAAAATGAACCTGAATTTACTGTAATGAGAATTATCATAAAAGGAAAAGAAAATGGCAAACCAATCCGCTGGCAATATGATCTCTTTGATAGATATGATGAAAAAACCGGCATATCTTCAATGGCACGCACGACTGGTTATACTGCCACTTCTGCAGTTTCTCTGGTTTTAAATGGTGATTTAAAGCGCCCTGGTATCAATCCACCAGAATACATCGGAGAAGAAAAGGACTGCCTTAATAAAATCCTGCAATACCAGAAAGAAAGAGGAATAATTTACCGTATAAGCAGTTCTTGA